From Pseudoalteromonas piratica:
AATGCCCGTCAAACAGCAATTTTTGAAATGAAGATCGAAATCAACAATATCGAGCAGATGAATAAATTGTTAGTTAAGCTATCGCAAGTCGACGGCGTATTTTCAGCGGTAAGAACCTAATGAGCCAAAGCCACAATATTGAAATTCTGCTTAATATAATGAGCAAATTACGTGATCCCGACGGTGGTTGCCCTTGGGACTTGCAGCAAGATTTTGCCTCAATTGTGCCGCACACCCTTGAAGAGGCTTATGAAGTAGCCGATTGTATCGAACGAGCGGACTTGCTTGAGCTTAAAGATGAGTTGGGTGATTTACTGTTCCAAATTATCTTTTATGCGCAACTTGGGAAAGAACAGCAGCTATTTAACTTTGACGATATTGTTGCGGCTATTTGCGATAAATTAGTGCGCCGTCACCCGCATGTATTTGCCAATTCAGAAGTGTTTTCTGAAGAACAGCTAAAAGCGAATTGGGAAGAGCAAAAGGCTACAGAGCGTAAACAAAAATCAAAAACGAATACTCTTGATGATATTCCTCATGGCTTACCAGCACTGACGCGTGCGCAGAAAATTCAAAAACGTGTTGCCAGTGTTGGCTTTGATTGGCCATCAGTTAAAGGGGCGCTTGATAAAGTCGAAGAAGAGTTTCAAGAAGTTCGTGAAGAGCTAGAATCAAACGGACCAGATGAAAAATTGGCTGAAGAGCTAGGCGATTTACTGTTTGCTTTAGTCAATGTAATTCGCCATTCAGGGTTTAACGCTGAGCAGGTGTTGCGTAACGCTAATAATAAGTTTGTAAGGCGTTTTAATTCCGTTGAATTAACCATTACCAAGTCAAAACCAATGAAAGAAGCAAGCCTTGAAGAAATGGAAGCGGTTTGGCAGCGTGTTAAAAAGCTTGAGAAAGCGTAAATTTCATTTGAGCAAAATGGCAACTTTTAGTATAATGTTTTCCCGTCTTGTTGATTGCCTTTAACGGCAATATTGTCTATTAATTCCTGACATCTTAGGGTTCACATGAATACAAAATTTATCTTCGTTACAGGCGGGGTCGTTTCCTCCTTGGGTAAAGGTATTGCTGCAGCATCACTGGCTGCAATTTTAGAAGCGCGCGGTTTAAACGTAACGATTCTAAAGCTTGATCCTTACATTAATGTTGATCCTGGCACTATGAGCCCTATCCAGCACGGTGAAGTATTTGTTACCGAAGACGGTGCTGAGACTGACCTAGATTTAGGTCACTACGAGCGTTTTATTCGCACCAAAATGACTAAACGTAATAACTTTACGCAAGGTCGTGTTTTTGAAGACGTATTACGTCGTGAGCGTCGTGGTGAGTTCCTTGGCGCGACGATCCAAGTTATTCCTCATATTACTAACGATATCAAGCGCCGCGTACTGGATGGTGCAGAAGGTTATGATGTTGCTATCGTTGAAGTTGGCGGCACGGTAGGTGATATTGAATCACAGCCTTTCCTTGAAGCATTACGTCAACTTGGTACTGAGCTTGGCCGTGAAGCTGCACTTTACATGCACCTTACATTAGTGCCGTTCTTAGGTGCTGCGGGTGAAGTAAAAACAAAACCAACACAACACTCTGTAAAAGAGTTACGTTCAATTGGTATTCAGCCTGACATTCTTATTTGTCGTTCAGATCGCCAAATTCCTGCAAATGAACGAGCAAAGATTGCGTTATTTACAAACGTAGAAGAAAAAGCCGTAATCTCATTAAAAGATGTAGACAGTATTTATAAAATCCCTGCGCTTCTTAAATCGCAAGGTTTAGACGAACTAGTTTGTCGTCGCTTTTACATTGAGCCGCCAGAAGCGGATCTTTCTGAGTGGGAACAAGTACTTTATCAAGAGTCAAACCCAACAGGTGAAGTGACAATTGGTATGGTCGGTAAGTATATCGAACTACCAGATGCCTATAAATCAGTAAACGAAGCATTAAAGCACGCAGGCCTTAAAAACCGTGTAACGGTAAATATCAAGTATGTTGATTCACAGGATGTTGAAACAAAAGGTGTTGAGATACTGGCAGACCTTGACGGTATTTTAGTACCAGGTGGTTTCGGTGGTCGTGGTGTTGAAGGTAAAATTTTAACGGCACAATACGCTCGTGAAAACAAAGTACCATACTTAGGTATTTGTTTAGGTATGCAGGTTGCTTTAATTGAGTTTGCACGAAATGTTGCAGGTCTTGAAGGTGCTAACTCATCAGAGTTTGACGCTGACGCTGAGCACAAAGTAATTGGTTTAATTACTGAGTGGTTAGACAAAGAAGGTAACGTTGAGCAGCGCTCTGAAGAGTCTGATCTTGGCGGTACAATGCGTTTAGGTTCGCAAAAGTGTCACTTAGTTGAAGGTACGAAAGCGCGTGAAGTATATGGCGCAGCAGAAATTTTCGAACGTCACCGCCACAGATATGAAGTGAACAATCACTATGTTGAGCAACTTGAGAAAGCAGGCTTGGTGTTCTCTGGCTTATCAGAAGATAAAAAGCTAGTTGAAATGATTGAGCATCCAAACCACCCGTGGTTTGTAGCGGCTCAGTTCCACCCTGAGTTTACCTCAGGACCTCGTGATGGCCACCGTTTATTCGAAGGCTTCGTGGGTGCAGCATACGCGCAACAAAAAGACGAAAATTAATTATTAAGCCGTGACTTGTGTCGCGGCTTTTTTATTTTAACTGCCTGTGATTTTGAACCCTTCACAGGCTTAGCACAACAACCTTTATGGGAAAGAGGATATAAGATGTCTGAAATCGTAAAAGTCATTGGTCGTGAAGTAATGGATTCACGTGGTAACCCAACTGTTGAAGCTGAAGTACATTTAGCAAACGGCATTTGGGGTCGTGCATGTGCACCATCTGGCGCATCAACGGGTACCCGCGAAGCATTAGAACTTCGTGATGGTGACAAGAGCCGTTACTTAGGTAAAGGTGTTTTAAATGCGGTGAATTTCATCAATGGTCCAATCGCTGACGCTTTAATCGGCAAAAACTCTCACCAGCAAAAAGACATTGATGGCATCATGATTGATCTTGATGGCACAGAAAACAAAGAAAAACTGGGCGCGAACGCGATTCTAGCTGTTTCATTAGCAAACGCTAAAGCAGCAGCACAAGACAAAGGCCAAGAGTTATTCGAGCACATTGCAGAATTAAACGGTACGCCGGGTAAATTCTCAATGCCAGTACCTATGATGAACATCATCAACGGTGGTGAGCACGCGGATAACAACGTAGACATTCAAGAGTTTATGGTTCAGCCAGTAGGCGCACCTAACTTTAAAGAAGCACTTCGCATGGGTGCAGAA
This genomic window contains:
- a CDS encoding CTP synthase, which translates into the protein MNTKFIFVTGGVVSSLGKGIAAASLAAILEARGLNVTILKLDPYINVDPGTMSPIQHGEVFVTEDGAETDLDLGHYERFIRTKMTKRNNFTQGRVFEDVLRRERRGEFLGATIQVIPHITNDIKRRVLDGAEGYDVAIVEVGGTVGDIESQPFLEALRQLGTELGREAALYMHLTLVPFLGAAGEVKTKPTQHSVKELRSIGIQPDILICRSDRQIPANERAKIALFTNVEEKAVISLKDVDSIYKIPALLKSQGLDELVCRRFYIEPPEADLSEWEQVLYQESNPTGEVTIGMVGKYIELPDAYKSVNEALKHAGLKNRVTVNIKYVDSQDVETKGVEILADLDGILVPGGFGGRGVEGKILTAQYARENKVPYLGICLGMQVALIEFARNVAGLEGANSSEFDADAEHKVIGLITEWLDKEGNVEQRSEESDLGGTMRLGSQKCHLVEGTKAREVYGAAEIFERHRHRYEVNNHYVEQLEKAGLVFSGLSEDKKLVEMIEHPNHPWFVAAQFHPEFTSGPRDGHRLFEGFVGAAYAQQKDEN
- the mazG gene encoding nucleoside triphosphate pyrophosphohydrolase, whose protein sequence is MSQSHNIEILLNIMSKLRDPDGGCPWDLQQDFASIVPHTLEEAYEVADCIERADLLELKDELGDLLFQIIFYAQLGKEQQLFNFDDIVAAICDKLVRRHPHVFANSEVFSEEQLKANWEEQKATERKQKSKTNTLDDIPHGLPALTRAQKIQKRVASVGFDWPSVKGALDKVEEEFQEVREELESNGPDEKLAEELGDLLFALVNVIRHSGFNAEQVLRNANNKFVRRFNSVELTITKSKPMKEASLEEMEAVWQRVKKLEKA